In Planctomycetia bacterium, the following proteins share a genomic window:
- a CDS encoding DinB family protein yields the protein MQFDLKSAIEVLRRTPGVLRAMLAGLDREWTHSNYGKDTFSPFDVVGHLIAGEKNDWLHRIKVLLEHGESRPFDPVDRYAQFEDSRGKSLDQLLNEFERLRKSNLDSLAKMGLAENDFTRKGVHPALGSVTLSNLLSTWVAHDLNHIAQIAKCMATQYEEAVGPWREFLGVLRTPVTRMDADGASRRAAAVSG from the coding sequence ATGCAGTTCGATCTGAAATCGGCAATCGAAGTCCTGCGACGAACACCGGGCGTCCTTCGCGCAATGCTCGCCGGCCTCGACCGCGAGTGGACCCACAGCAATTACGGGAAGGACACCTTCAGTCCCTTCGACGTTGTCGGACATCTCATCGCCGGCGAAAAAAACGACTGGCTCCACCGCATAAAAGTCCTCCTCGAACATGGCGAGTCGCGCCCCTTCGATCCCGTCGACCGCTATGCGCAATTCGAAGACAGCCGGGGCAAATCGCTCGATCAACTTCTCAATGAGTTCGAGCGGCTGCGAAAATCCAATCTGGACTCGCTCGCAAAAATGGGTCTGGCCGAAAATGACTTCACCAGAAAAGGCGTTCACCCCGCCCTCGGATCGGTCACGCTGAGTAACCTGCTCTCGACCTGGGTCGCGCACGATTTGAACCACATCGCCCAGATCGCCAAGTGCATGGCCACGCAGTACGAGGAAGCTGTCGGCCCCTGGCGCGAGTTCCTCGGCGTCTTGCGAACACCGGTCACAAGAATGGACGCCGATGGCGCATCTCGCCGCGCAGCCGCAGTGAGCGGCTGA
- a CDS encoding NfeD family protein, which yields MSQLTIAWALPLLIVAIVAYLIFRSRGGKRLTCTKCGYDLNENENGRCPECGATIAKPIGEVGRVTMEIRGTAIGEVKVNGRRWKAGQAAPMMPLTKGTKVRVVASKGMVLLVGPTKTGPGGRVRQG from the coding sequence ATGAGCCAGCTTACCATTGCATGGGCGCTTCCACTGCTGATCGTTGCCATTGTGGCATACCTCATTTTTCGCTCGCGCGGTGGAAAACGGCTCACTTGCACAAAGTGCGGCTACGACCTTAACGAAAACGAGAACGGCCGGTGTCCTGAGTGCGGCGCGACCATTGCCAAACCGATCGGCGAAGTGGGACGCGTGACGATGGAAATCCGCGGCACGGCGATCGGCGAGGTGAAGGTGAACGGTCGAAGGTGGAAGGCAGGTCAGGCCGCGCCGATGATGCCGCTCACCAAGGGCACGAAGGTGCGCGTTGTCGCTTCGAAGGGCATGGTCCTATTGGTCGGTCCGACGAAGACGGGGCCGGGCGGCCGGGTGAGACAGGGCTAA
- a CDS encoding DinB family protein gives MQLATLSEFLKYSNWANSEILRHSEKLTDAQLDQPFDMGLGCLRRTLIHIHAGEHVWLQRWQGRTETPWPNELVKTPVAEIAAHFARTYEERATFLSKVTDGDLQNPITYRDSKGSLFKATLGDMIMQAILHSTHHRAQAVNMLRRAAGAAVELDYMMSVRKPA, from the coding sequence ATGCAACTTGCAACCCTGTCCGAATTCCTCAAGTACAGCAACTGGGCAAATAGCGAAATCCTCCGGCACAGCGAAAAACTCACCGACGCCCAGCTCGATCAGCCCTTCGACATGGGCCTGGGCTGTCTGCGCCGCACCTTGATTCATATTCACGCCGGCGAGCACGTCTGGCTCCAGCGCTGGCAGGGCCGCACCGAGACCCCGTGGCCCAATGAACTCGTAAAGACGCCAGTCGCCGAAATCGCCGCCCACTTCGCGAGGACCTACGAAGAGCGGGCAACCTTTCTCTCCAAAGTGACCGACGGCGATCTGCAAAACCCGATCACCTACCGCGACTCCAAGGGCAGCCTCTTTAAGGCCACCCTCGGCGACATGATCATGCAGGCCATCCTGCACTCGACCCATCACCGCGCCCAGGCCGTCAACATGCTCCGCCGCGCGGCCGGTGCCGCTGTCGAGCTGGATTACATGATGTCGGTGCGAAAGCCTGCGTGA
- a CDS encoding dienelactone hydrolase family protein — protein sequence MTRQEAKSDAKPEIETETITLGSGEHKFSAYTAIPKSAKPGPAIILIHEWWGLNDWVKQQADRFAAKGYVAIAPDLYHGEVAEDGEHAHELMRGLADERAIADMKSAFDYLATHKSVDKKRIGIIGWCMGGGLALKLAIAEPKLACTVMCYGRPVIDVDQLKKIKGPLLGIWGATDRGIEVPPFEKALKEAGVKATHHIYPGAGHAFLNETNKRGYNADQAKKGWAEIDGFFTANLRSKSPM from the coding sequence ATGACGCGGCAGGAAGCCAAGTCCGATGCGAAGCCTGAAATCGAAACAGAAACAATCACCCTCGGCTCCGGCGAGCACAAGTTCTCCGCCTACACGGCGATCCCAAAGTCCGCCAAACCCGGCCCCGCCATCATCCTCATCCACGAGTGGTGGGGGCTCAACGATTGGGTCAAGCAGCAGGCCGATCGCTTCGCCGCCAAGGGCTACGTCGCCATTGCGCCGGACCTTTATCACGGCGAGGTCGCCGAAGACGGCGAGCACGCCCACGAACTCATGCGCGGACTCGCCGACGAGCGCGCCATCGCCGACATGAAATCAGCCTTCGACTATCTGGCGACGCACAAGTCGGTGGACAAGAAGCGCATCGGCATCATCGGCTGGTGCATGGGCGGAGGGCTGGCACTCAAGCTGGCCATCGCCGAACCGAAGCTGGCCTGCACCGTCATGTGCTACGGCCGCCCCGTCATCGACGTCGACCAACTCAAAAAGATCAAAGGCCCGCTGCTCGGCATCTGGGGCGCGACCGACCGCGGCATCGAAGTGCCCCCGTTTGAAAAAGCCCTCAAAGAGGCCGGCGTAAAGGCAACGCACCACATCTACCCCGGCGCAGGCCACGCCTTCCTCAATGAAACCAACAAGCGCGGCTACAACGCCGATCAGGCGAAAAAGGGCTGGGCGGAGATCGACGGTTTTTTCACGGCGAATTTGCGCAGCAAGAGTCCAATGTGA
- the tnpA gene encoding IS200/IS605 family transposase — MPGTHSKLLYHVVFSTKRRQMMMKADTAPRIHEYLGGIVRSEGGISYAIGGMPDHVHLLFRWRTDESLSNLMRDMKCNSSRWVHETFPDMAAFAWQDGYGAFTVSQSQKDTVERYIANQDANHRGRSFQDEYVNLLKAHQVDYDERFLWD, encoded by the coding sequence ATGCCCGGAACGCATTCCAAATTGCTCTATCACGTCGTCTTCAGCACCAAGCGCCGACAAATGATGATGAAGGCCGATACCGCACCCCGCATTCATGAATACCTTGGCGGCATCGTTCGCAGTGAGGGCGGCATCTCCTACGCCATCGGCGGCATGCCGGACCATGTCCATCTTCTTTTTCGTTGGAGAACGGACGAATCGCTCTCGAATCTAATGCGTGACATGAAATGCAATTCGTCGCGATGGGTTCATGAGACTTTCCCGGACATGGCCGCCTTCGCATGGCAGGATGGATACGGAGCGTTCACCGTGAGCCAGTCGCAGAAGGATACGGTGGAACGATACATCGCGAACCAGGATGCCAACCATCGCGGGCGGTCCTTTCAGGATGAATATGTGAATCTTTTGAAAGCACATCAGGTGGATTATGACGAACGATTCCTCTGGGACTAA
- a CDS encoding DinB family protein gives MRVETIREWFCHGRWANDRILAAAKELPDEALDRKFDMGPGSLRETLRHIYGADRIWFERIGGANAAAMPHARDLAAIPQLIDASQKLDDARSAWLAGLSDEAVRQPINYKSMKGDPYTNKLCDILLHVCTHGIHHRAQVMAMLRQIGKPLINLDYIFMRIERPTLRLADQRTIDALTAKGRIVGTTLSDPALLCAGTLRYLHDFSDWANEQIFAIAGALDDAALDKEFEFGCGSLRKTLHHIVAAESGWLANWRDGAQIVIAPPRPGRPVSDIKAEFDRTTQDRRAYLEGLDDASLHREIIAGGAEGIRLYLRLGEVILQVAGHGMHHRAQALNMLRHVGAMTPALDLIGWARLPRN, from the coding sequence ATGCGCGTAGAAACAATCCGCGAGTGGTTCTGCCATGGTCGATGGGCCAATGATCGGATCCTCGCCGCCGCGAAGGAGCTGCCCGACGAGGCCCTGGACCGCAAGTTCGACATGGGCCCCGGCTCCCTCCGTGAGACTTTGCGTCATATCTACGGAGCCGATCGAATCTGGTTCGAACGCATCGGCGGTGCCAACGCCGCCGCCATGCCGCACGCCCGCGACCTTGCAGCGATTCCCCAGCTCATCGACGCCTCGCAAAAACTCGACGACGCCCGATCGGCCTGGCTCGCAGGGCTCTCCGACGAGGCTGTGCGCCAACCCATCAACTACAAGAGCATGAAGGGCGATCCCTACACCAATAAGCTTTGCGACATCCTCCTTCACGTCTGCACCCACGGCATCCACCACCGCGCTCAGGTCATGGCCATGCTGCGGCAAATCGGTAAGCCGCTTATCAACCTCGATTACATTTTCATGCGCATCGAGCGCCCGACGCTGCGACTCGCCGACCAGCGAACCATTGACGCACTCACCGCCAAAGGGCGTATCGTCGGCACGACGCTCAGCGACCCGGCCCTCCTCTGCGCCGGCACGCTTCGATACCTCCACGACTTCAGCGACTGGGCCAACGAGCAGATCTTTGCAATCGCAGGCGCGCTTGATGACGCCGCCCTCGACAAGGAGTTCGAGTTCGGCTGTGGCTCGCTGCGCAAGACGCTTCACCACATCGTCGCCGCCGAGTCAGGCTGGCTCGCAAACTGGCGCGACGGCGCTCAAATTGTCATCGCCCCGCCCCGGCCCGGCAGGCCGGTCAGCGACATCAAGGCCGAGTTCGACCGAACCACGCAAGATCGCCGGGCGTATCTCGAAGGGCTGGACGACGCATCGCTGCACCGCGAAATTATCGCAGGCGGGGCGGAGGGAATTCGCCTGTACTTACGGCTCGGCGAAGTCATTCTTCAGGTCGCCGGCCACGGCATGCACCATCGCGCCCAGGCCCTCAACATGCTCCGGCATGTCGGAGCGATGACACCGGCCCTGGACCTGATCGGCTGGGCAAGACTACCCAGGAATTGA